A single region of the Salvia miltiorrhiza cultivar Shanhuang (shh) chromosome 8, IMPLAD_Smil_shh, whole genome shotgun sequence genome encodes:
- the LOC131000287 gene encoding protein AIR2-like isoform X1 yields MGRRGSSKAAKMEEYSSSEEDRRKRKSPIEAASDDDDAEANEDLSLKIVQKSMRRAAKNDPWGDGVAEVVENLKEERSKREKKKKRRKSKEVELPGDAVTNEIDAGFKDFCGELFLVDNVKEKDKPEIDNTAEVASIAVETNPVEVSDNAVLRKLLRGPRYFDPPDNSWGACYNCGEEGHTTVNCTSARRKKPCFVCGSFEHNAKQCSKGRDCFICKQQGHRAKDCPERYKSSKICLKCGDLGHEMFSCRNDYCPDDLKEIQCYVCGTYGHLCCKDYGDPGPKAFSCYRCGLSGHTGLACSGFHSRWDTNDKAPDSSCYKCGIVGHFARECTSSMKASKRNREPSTPKHKSPKKKRDHLETRSASHDIGKAWKGKKSKGIEFYSAAKPKHKGGWITEDPGDYHSSKSQDNYWRSPATPRDRKSRNPYSNGDYASSSHSSKRPRKINFNDSPSNGSNRYHQRRYTASRFGNNSNGYGGVGRNDDWW; encoded by the exons ATGGGGAGGAGAGGGAGTTCGAAAGCGGCGAAAATGGAGGAATATTCGTCGTCGGAAGAAGACAGAAGAAAGCGGAAATCCCCAATTGAAGCGGCGAGCGATGACGATGACGCCGAGGCCAACGAAGATCTCAGTCTCAAAATCGTTCAGAAATCCATGCGGCGAGCCGCTAAGAATGATCCCTGGGGAGACGGCGTAGCGGAAGTAGTTGAGAATTTGAAGGAAGAGCGgagtaagagagagaagaagaagaagaggagaaaGAGCAAGGAAGTTGAGCTTCCTGGAGATGCC GTAACAAATGAGATAGATGCGGGTTTTAAAGATTTCTGCGGAGAATTGTTTCTG GTGGATAATGTCAAGGAGAAAGATAAACCAGAGATTGACAACACTGCCGAGGTTGCTAGTATAGCTGTCGAAACCAATCCTGTTGAAGTGTCAGATAATGCTGTCCTGAGGAAACTTCTC CGGGGGCCGAGGTACTTTGATCCTCCTGATAACAGTTGGGGGGCATGCTATAATTGTGGCGAAGAGGGTCACACGACTGTCAACTGTACTTCAGCTAGGCGAAAGAAACCTTGCTTTGTTTGTGGGAGTTTTGAACATAATGCAAAACAATGTTCTAAG GGGCGAGATTGCTTTATCTGCAAGCAACAAGGTCACCGTGCTAAAGATTGCCCTGAGAGGTACAAGAGTTCAAAGATATGTCTAAAATGCGGAGATTTAGGGCATGAAATGTTCTCGTGTAGGAATGACTATTGCCCAGATGATTTGAAG GAAATACAATGTTATGTTTGTGGGACATATGGCCATCTTTGTTGTAAAGATTATGGCGATCCTGGACCCAAAGCATTTTCTTGTTATAGATGTGGTCTCTCCGGCCATACGGGTTTG GCTTGCTCTGGCTTTCATAGCCGTTGGGATACAAATGATAAAGCACCTGATAGTTCATGCTACAAGTGCGGCATAGTAGGACATTTTGCACGCGAATGCACCAGCTCAATGAAG GCTAGTAAGAGAAACCGTGAACCATCAACACCCAAGCACAAATCTCCCAAAAAGAAGAGGGATCATTTGGAGACCCGGTCCGCCTCACATGATATTGGAAAGGCATGGAAAGGGAAGAAATCCAAGGGCATTGAATTTTATTCCGCTGCAAAACCAAAGCATAAAGGTGGTTGGATTACTGAAGACCCCGGAGATTATCATAGCAGTAAAAGCCAAGATAATTACTGGAGATCCCCAGCTACCCCAAGAGATAGAAAATCTAGGAATCCCTATTCAAATGGTGATTATGCATCAAGTTCTCATTCTTCTAAAAGGCCTAGAAAGATCAATTTTAATGATTCTCCATCAAACGGGTCAAATAGGTATCATCAGCGTAGATATACGGCATCAAGATTCGGCAATAATAGCAACGGTTATGGTGGCGTGGGAAGAAACGATGATTGGtggtaa
- the LOC131000287 gene encoding protein AIR2-like isoform X2, which translates to MGRRGSSKAAKMEEYSSSEEDRRKRKSPIEAASDDDDAEANEDLSLKIVQKSMRRAAKNDPWGDGVAEVVENLKEERSKREKKKKRRKSKEVELPGDAVDNVKEKDKPEIDNTAEVASIAVETNPVEVSDNAVLRKLLRGPRYFDPPDNSWGACYNCGEEGHTTVNCTSARRKKPCFVCGSFEHNAKQCSKGRDCFICKQQGHRAKDCPERYKSSKICLKCGDLGHEMFSCRNDYCPDDLKEIQCYVCGTYGHLCCKDYGDPGPKAFSCYRCGLSGHTGLACSGFHSRWDTNDKAPDSSCYKCGIVGHFARECTSSMKASKRNREPSTPKHKSPKKKRDHLETRSASHDIGKAWKGKKSKGIEFYSAAKPKHKGGWITEDPGDYHSSKSQDNYWRSPATPRDRKSRNPYSNGDYASSSHSSKRPRKINFNDSPSNGSNRYHQRRYTASRFGNNSNGYGGVGRNDDWW; encoded by the exons ATGGGGAGGAGAGGGAGTTCGAAAGCGGCGAAAATGGAGGAATATTCGTCGTCGGAAGAAGACAGAAGAAAGCGGAAATCCCCAATTGAAGCGGCGAGCGATGACGATGACGCCGAGGCCAACGAAGATCTCAGTCTCAAAATCGTTCAGAAATCCATGCGGCGAGCCGCTAAGAATGATCCCTGGGGAGACGGCGTAGCGGAAGTAGTTGAGAATTTGAAGGAAGAGCGgagtaagagagagaagaagaagaagaggagaaaGAGCAAGGAAGTTGAGCTTCCTGGAGATGCC GTGGATAATGTCAAGGAGAAAGATAAACCAGAGATTGACAACACTGCCGAGGTTGCTAGTATAGCTGTCGAAACCAATCCTGTTGAAGTGTCAGATAATGCTGTCCTGAGGAAACTTCTC CGGGGGCCGAGGTACTTTGATCCTCCTGATAACAGTTGGGGGGCATGCTATAATTGTGGCGAAGAGGGTCACACGACTGTCAACTGTACTTCAGCTAGGCGAAAGAAACCTTGCTTTGTTTGTGGGAGTTTTGAACATAATGCAAAACAATGTTCTAAG GGGCGAGATTGCTTTATCTGCAAGCAACAAGGTCACCGTGCTAAAGATTGCCCTGAGAGGTACAAGAGTTCAAAGATATGTCTAAAATGCGGAGATTTAGGGCATGAAATGTTCTCGTGTAGGAATGACTATTGCCCAGATGATTTGAAG GAAATACAATGTTATGTTTGTGGGACATATGGCCATCTTTGTTGTAAAGATTATGGCGATCCTGGACCCAAAGCATTTTCTTGTTATAGATGTGGTCTCTCCGGCCATACGGGTTTG GCTTGCTCTGGCTTTCATAGCCGTTGGGATACAAATGATAAAGCACCTGATAGTTCATGCTACAAGTGCGGCATAGTAGGACATTTTGCACGCGAATGCACCAGCTCAATGAAG GCTAGTAAGAGAAACCGTGAACCATCAACACCCAAGCACAAATCTCCCAAAAAGAAGAGGGATCATTTGGAGACCCGGTCCGCCTCACATGATATTGGAAAGGCATGGAAAGGGAAGAAATCCAAGGGCATTGAATTTTATTCCGCTGCAAAACCAAAGCATAAAGGTGGTTGGATTACTGAAGACCCCGGAGATTATCATAGCAGTAAAAGCCAAGATAATTACTGGAGATCCCCAGCTACCCCAAGAGATAGAAAATCTAGGAATCCCTATTCAAATGGTGATTATGCATCAAGTTCTCATTCTTCTAAAAGGCCTAGAAAGATCAATTTTAATGATTCTCCATCAAACGGGTCAAATAGGTATCATCAGCGTAGATATACGGCATCAAGATTCGGCAATAATAGCAACGGTTATGGTGGCGTGGGAAGAAACGATGATTGGtggtaa